CTTTGGTGCTTTGAGCATAATGGCGAGTTTACCGGCGCGTTTAGAAAGCGCAGCTTTTTCTTCTTCGTCTAAATTATTGTCTTTGGCCAGTTGTTCAAACTCTTGATTGATGGCATCACGATCCACTCGTAATTCGGCTAATCGTGGTTCAAATTTAACAGGGTTAGTTGCTCCATCGCGAATGGATTGTTTATAGCTGTAGCGGTTCATATAACGACCGGGATCGTCCTCAGCGCCAAACAATTTAAAGGTGTTACGATCAATGCCAGAAATAGGTGTGCCGGTTAAACCATAGAAATGCGCATTAGGCAGTGCCCAACGCATTTTTTCACCTAAGCCACCTTCTTGGGTTCGGTGCGCCTCATCCACCAAAACGATAATATTGTCTCGGTCGTTCAGTCCTTTTTCATTATTATCGTCAATTTCAACATCTTTAAATTTAAAGATAGTGGTAATTAAAATGCCACGACTGTCTTGCTCAATATGCTGGCCGAGCTTTTTGCAGCTTTGTACTTTAACTAAATTTTTAACGTCAGCCCCACCAAAGGTTTCGCTGATTTGGCTGTCCAAATCACGGCGATCGACTACCACTAATACGGTTGGGTTTTTCAACTCGTTATCGGCACGCAGCATCTTGGCGGCATATAACATCAAGAGGGATTTACCCGAGCCTTGGAAGTGCCAAATTAGGCCTTTTTTCGGAAAGCCGTTTCTTACCCTGTCAACAATCTGTTTCGCTGCTTCAAACTGTGGGTAACGGGGTAAAATTTTAATTCGTTTCGGCGGGGTGTTTTTACCGGTTTTAATACTTGAGAATAACGCGAAGGATTCAAGTAGCTGCAAAAGCGTTTTAGGGTTTAGCAAACCTTCCGAGCTATCCAGCACAGTTGCCATACCTGGTAACACTTCTTCACGTTGGTCAGTGTTGTGCCAAGGCCCCCAATCTTTTACTCGGGCATTAATTGCACCATAAGCAAAGGTTTTACCTTCACTGGCAAAGCATAAAAGATTCGGTACAAAGTACGGCTCAACATTTTTCCAGTAGTGCTTTTTTCCACCCATAAAATCGGCTGCACCATCTTGCCAGGTTACACTGGGGCGCGTCGCGGTTTTCACTTCTCCCACGACTAGTGGCAAGCCATTCACGTACAACACAATATCGAAATACACTTCGGTCGCGGCGATGTAGTGCACCTGCTGCGAAACCACAAAGTGGTTGTTCTCAATATTGTCGAAATCAATCAAGTTGATGGTGATATGGTCGCCGTTCTCGCCAAAGGGTAAGGTTTTCTCAGCCATTAACCACTCATGGAAGTTTTCATTGGCTTTTACCAAGCCAGTATGCCGAGCCTCTAGTATTACGCCACGTAGCTTGTATATCACCTCGTCGGCATAATCAGGCTGCTTCGCAATATCTGGGTTTAACGAACATAGCGCGTCTTTCAGCCATTCATCCACGAAGATGTCCTGCGCTTTTTTGGGTAACGCTTCGCCATGGCAATAAGTCCATTTAATACCGCTTAAACTTTTTAAGCGA
The sequence above is drawn from the Sinobacterium norvegicum genome and encodes:
- a CDS encoding type I restriction endonuclease subunit R translates to MFNELTVTENGIIDRLKSLSGIKWTYCHGEALPKKAQDIFVDEWLKDALCSLNPDIAKQPDYADEVIYKLRGVILEARHTGLVKANENFHEWLMAEKTLPFGENGDHITINLIDFDNIENNHFVVSQQVHYIAATEVYFDIVLYVNGLPLVVGEVKTATRPSVTWQDGAADFMGGKKHYWKNVEPYFVPNLLCFASEGKTFAYGAINARVKDWGPWHNTDQREEVLPGMATVLDSSEGLLNPKTLLQLLESFALFSSIKTGKNTPPKRIKILPRYPQFEAAKQIVDRVRNGFPKKGLIWHFQGSGKSLLMLYAAKMLRADNELKNPTVLVVVDRRDLDSQISETFGGADVKNLVKVQSCKKLGQHIEQDSRGILITTIFKFKDVEIDDNNEKGLNDRDNIIVLVDEAHRTQEGGLGEKMRWALPNAHFYGLTGTPISGIDRNTFKLFGAEDDPGRYMNRYSYKQSIRDGATNPVKFEPRLAELRVDRDAINQEFEQLAKDNNLDEEEKAALSKRAGKLAIMLKAPKRMTAVSEDIMEHFTSHVKPKKMKGMVVVYDRDACVQMYYLLGNKLGFDAVEVVMNVDQAPIKAKEGDKKDKINKDWRKWKDELELPIQESDFGRWQELDGDEQKQKDLIESYKDPNHPLQLIIVTAKLLTGFDAPICYCMYLDKPLRDHTLLQAMCRTNRLYETDDTRKTMGLIIDYLGVFENLRTALAYNPDEIEGVVEGIEAFKELLPMQLKKCLDFFPNVDRTLEGFEGIMAAQECLPTNEKRDEFAASFGVLTKLWSAINPDPFLSPFRNDYKWLAQIYESVRPVGQTGALVWAALGPETIKMIHEHTDINRIRDDIDELVMDEHAIFTLTEKEQEQRARKLEIDLMGRLRGSGDPTFVELGERLEKLRQDYEAGVIKAIDWLKGLLDAAKDTVQAERETGDKVVTEEDNVQALTKLFLETRPDSTPKVIHDVVEQIDKIVNATRFDGWQNSNSGPREIQKALLVTLAQFGLGKDKELFNKAYAYIEEHY